One window from the genome of Rhodopirellula halodulae encodes:
- a CDS encoding sensor histidine kinase, producing the protein MPLRHVVALLLLIVSPLILIGWFGTSTLARQQQQQREQIEELFAGRLRDFGEDLRPIARRYEIELGNELRDANRDIDRLSQIRRTNPIVRSVMLVDRDGRLIYPQKPTSDSASESLWHAALSELARGRPMIQQTESSTLNDSESASASVKGGLSRRMAQSKSPFPEATQWQSWFHEDGLQLVLWLPRTDQSATGVVLERGRWMADLVEALPNDSSEENGSYELRNSTDRTVYRWGASSESPSNAESLATVRLQSPWNGWRLMYTPMVDFSPGPFADGTIPLFATLIAVATMLLLLGIYVMTAIRRQMNLAQQRVSFASHVSHELRTPLTNIRLYAELAQRDLNPKSSPLSSAESSADQRMPRLLERLGVIEEESQRLSRLVTGVLDMVSGKGKLHPTLQIADTIVHRVVDRFRPTFDSLGLRTDLQLKADQPAFIDSDVMELVLVNLLSNVEKYAGSGDHVQIVSSQESNKIIIDVIDDGPGITRSEARRIFEPFERLDDSLSAPAGTGLGLAIARNAARRHGGELTWIPASSGAHFRLIVRSIENN; encoded by the coding sequence TTGCCTCTGCGTCACGTTGTTGCCCTGTTGTTGCTCATCGTTTCACCGCTGATCCTGATCGGTTGGTTTGGAACCTCCACGCTCGCACGGCAACAACAGCAGCAACGTGAACAGATCGAAGAACTATTTGCGGGTCGACTACGAGACTTTGGTGAAGACCTTCGCCCCATCGCCCGCCGATACGAGATCGAACTAGGAAACGAACTTCGAGACGCCAACCGGGACATTGATCGGCTTTCCCAAATTCGTCGGACCAATCCCATCGTTCGATCCGTCATGTTGGTGGATCGCGATGGTCGATTGATCTACCCTCAAAAACCAACGTCGGATTCAGCGTCTGAATCATTGTGGCACGCCGCTCTGAGCGAGCTTGCCCGCGGACGTCCAATGATTCAACAAACGGAGTCCTCAACGCTCAACGATTCGGAGTCCGCTTCCGCCAGCGTGAAAGGCGGTCTCTCGCGACGCATGGCTCAGAGCAAAAGTCCGTTTCCTGAGGCGACTCAATGGCAAAGCTGGTTCCACGAAGACGGTTTGCAATTGGTCCTCTGGCTCCCCCGAACCGACCAAAGTGCAACGGGCGTCGTGCTGGAACGCGGACGCTGGATGGCCGACCTCGTGGAAGCGTTGCCAAACGATTCATCTGAAGAAAACGGCAGCTACGAGCTAAGAAACAGCACTGATCGAACGGTGTACCGCTGGGGTGCATCTTCCGAATCACCCAGCAACGCAGAATCACTGGCCACCGTCCGGTTGCAATCGCCTTGGAATGGATGGCGATTGATGTACACGCCGATGGTGGACTTCTCGCCGGGTCCGTTTGCGGACGGAACGATTCCGTTGTTCGCCACTCTTATCGCCGTCGCGACGATGCTCTTGCTGCTGGGTATTTATGTGATGACGGCGATTCGCCGACAAATGAACTTGGCCCAACAACGTGTCAGCTTTGCGAGTCACGTTTCCCACGAACTTCGCACCCCCCTGACCAACATTCGCCTCTACGCAGAGCTTGCCCAAAGAGACCTAAATCCAAAATCGTCGCCACTGTCATCAGCGGAGTCATCAGCCGACCAACGAATGCCACGATTGCTCGAACGTCTCGGCGTGATTGAAGAAGAAAGTCAGCGTTTGTCTCGTTTGGTCACTGGTGTCTTGGACATGGTTTCCGGCAAGGGCAAGCTCCACCCAACCCTGCAGATTGCCGACACAATCGTTCACCGAGTCGTCGATCGCTTCCGCCCCACGTTCGATAGCCTTGGATTGCGAACGGATCTGCAACTCAAAGCGGACCAACCCGCATTCATTGATTCTGATGTGATGGAATTGGTCCTGGTCAATCTGCTCAGCAACGTCGAGAAATACGCTGGATCCGGCGACCATGTCCAAATCGTCAGCTCTCAAGAAAGCAACAAGATCATCATCGATGTGATTGATGATGGACCTGGAATCACTCGGTCGGAAGCCAGACGAATTTTCGAACCGTTTGAACGTTTGGATGATTCATTGTCCGCACCCGCGGGAACTGGCTTGGGTCTGGCGATCGCCCGAAATGCCGCCAGACGACACGGGGGTGAACTCACTTGGATCCCCGCTTCCTCGGGCGCGCACTTCCGCCTCATAGTGCGTTCCATCGAGAACAACTGA
- a CDS encoding vWA domain-containing protein: MRMSLLMSLAAIMAVAPLHRAHADQVKLDVRLVHPVMKAGEKQNNHLRIALTGFEMKSDKERPPVNVALVLDHSGSMSGQKLARAKEAAEAAIDRLSDNDIVSVVLYDSNVTVLVPATKATDRSSIKQKIRGIQAGSSTALFAGVSKGAAEVRKFLAEEQVNRVILLSDGLANVGPKSPQELEGLGRSLMKESISVSTLGLGSGYNEDLMVALASVGGGNHAFIEDADSLVAVFNQEFDGLLSVVANEFDIVVELDQSVRPVRMIGSEGDIEGQTIRIPLAQLYANQERYFIVETEVSPGEDGATRDLAEVSVEYRNLQTETKEKLTSSIQVRFNNEEKVVEESTDLEVFAYCSLLLTTERNREATALRDAGQVDEARQLLEQNTALLKKLHFECSENGVESVLPSLKLAEDSNAMQAEAIVDRFKWNETRKSMRQLQNAVQSQQTYSVEVPSLAPSSSGSSKR, encoded by the coding sequence ATGCGTATGTCGTTGTTGATGTCACTGGCCGCCATCATGGCGGTTGCACCGCTGCACCGAGCCCATGCAGACCAAGTCAAATTGGATGTCCGATTGGTGCATCCCGTGATGAAAGCGGGTGAAAAGCAAAACAATCATCTCCGCATCGCCTTGACTGGTTTCGAAATGAAATCCGACAAGGAACGCCCGCCGGTCAACGTCGCATTAGTGCTGGATCACAGCGGTTCGATGAGCGGGCAAAAACTGGCTCGTGCCAAAGAAGCCGCCGAAGCCGCCATTGACCGCTTGAGCGATAACGACATCGTCTCGGTCGTGCTGTACGACAGCAACGTCACCGTTTTGGTTCCCGCCACCAAAGCCACCGACCGCTCCTCCATCAAACAAAAAATCCGTGGCATCCAAGCGGGCAGCTCCACCGCGTTGTTTGCCGGTGTTAGCAAAGGCGCGGCGGAGGTTCGCAAGTTCCTCGCGGAAGAACAGGTCAACCGTGTCATTCTGCTCTCGGACGGCTTGGCCAACGTGGGCCCCAAAAGTCCTCAGGAGCTGGAAGGCCTCGGTCGTTCACTGATGAAAGAATCGATCAGTGTCAGCACACTTGGACTCGGGTCCGGATACAACGAAGACTTGATGGTGGCACTCGCCTCCGTTGGCGGTGGGAACCATGCGTTCATCGAGGACGCCGACAGTTTGGTTGCGGTGTTCAACCAAGAATTCGATGGCTTGCTTAGCGTTGTCGCCAACGAATTCGACATCGTCGTCGAGCTCGATCAATCCGTCCGCCCGGTTCGTATGATCGGCAGTGAGGGCGACATCGAAGGCCAAACCATTCGCATCCCGCTCGCTCAGCTGTACGCGAATCAAGAACGTTACTTCATCGTCGAAACAGAAGTATCGCCCGGCGAAGACGGTGCAACTCGCGATTTGGCGGAAGTGTCCGTTGAGTACCGAAACTTGCAGACCGAGACCAAGGAAAAACTGACGAGCAGCATTCAGGTACGGTTCAACAACGAAGAGAAAGTGGTGGAGGAGTCAACGGACTTGGAAGTCTTTGCCTACTGCAGCCTCCTGCTAACGACGGAACGCAATCGCGAAGCCACTGCATTGCGAGATGCAGGACAAGTCGACGAGGCACGTCAGCTTCTCGAACAAAACACGGCTCTGCTCAAAAAGCTTCACTTTGAATGTTCGGAAAATGGTGTCGAGAGCGTTCTTCCGAGCCTGAAACTGGCGGAGGACAGCAACGCAATGCAGGCGGAAGCAATCGTCGATCGCTTCAAATGGAATGAGACCCGAAAGAGCATGCGGCAGCTGCAGAATGCAGTACAAAGTCAGCAAACCTACTCGGTCGAAGTCCCCAGTCTCGCACCGTCCAGTTCCGGGTCATCCAAAAGGTAG